One segment of Rhodopirellula baltica SH 1 DNA contains the following:
- a CDS encoding efflux RND transporter permease subunit yields the protein MIMLQRLIEFSLQNRFLIIIGTLLMAGLGIRSALMLPIDAVPDLTNTQVTVITSAGSLPPVEVERQVTYPIEWSMGGLPDVDEVRSVSKFGLSVITIVFDEGTDVYFANQQVGSRLSAAAASLPEGYGPPEIGPMTTALGEILQFEVRSELKTPMELRTLLDWEIAPKLREVSGVTEINVMGGFYKTFEVRPDPDGLMDQGLTLEELYSRIEAANANAGGGYVIHHDEQRFIRGQALLASVDDLKSIVLRRGENGSPLLLSDVADVTIEPMSRQGAVSRDGRGEAVTGMVMMRIGENSREVVGRIKERIAEVQATLPEDVVLDVIYDREDLINRTLHTVMKNLLEGGALVAIVLLITLGSLRAGIIVALAIPLSMLFASNMMLAMGISASLMSLGAIDFGLIVDSSVIMVENCVRRLSQRESTDEIGSSSEAVVGNPPKHSQLIGKAKSRLATIRDACMEVRGPTMFGELIIAVVYVPVLLLEGTEGKMFRPMAMTVLLALFGSFILSMTLMPALASLALPKNPHDHDLWPIRMLKKVYLPLVGRAIASPAVTALLATCVFAVSIPVALNLGAEFMPRLNEGDLLVEAVRLPSASLEGAEIMARQVETELLKLPEVKTVFTKTGRPEIANDVMGVHQSDVWVMLNPPDTWPTAKTREELIGEMEVMLTESVPGVAFGFTQPIEMRVDELVAGVKADVAVLLYGDDLETLSTKAKQIERALRSVPGSADVKADIQSTLATLTIEPDREALARYGIDAQQVMDVVDALGGRPVGEVIDGRARFPIQVRLPENWRSDVELLKQLPIALAGGKPVPMYEVANIQLEQTPPTVEHEDGRRRTFVSVNVRGRDVASFVTEAQSIVARDVALPPGYELRWGGDFENLQSASRRLAIITPIILIVIFLLLFTSFDSASLASLIFLCVPIAASGGVFALMLRGMPFSIAAGVGFIALFGVAVLNGLVWVSDAEHHRIAGTGAREAARKAADDRLRPVLMTAMVASLGFLPMALSTSDGAELQRPLATVVIGGLITSTLLTCVVIPAIYPWFSSPESPESING from the coding sequence ATGATCATGCTTCAGCGACTGATTGAGTTTTCGCTTCAGAATCGTTTTTTGATCATCATCGGCACTTTGTTGATGGCAGGTTTGGGAATCCGGAGCGCCTTGATGCTTCCGATTGATGCGGTTCCCGATTTGACCAACACGCAAGTCACAGTCATCACCTCGGCAGGGTCTTTACCGCCGGTCGAAGTCGAACGGCAAGTGACTTATCCAATCGAATGGTCGATGGGCGGACTGCCTGACGTCGACGAAGTTCGCAGCGTATCGAAATTTGGATTGTCGGTCATCACGATTGTTTTCGATGAAGGAACCGATGTGTACTTCGCCAATCAACAAGTTGGTTCGAGGTTGTCGGCTGCCGCGGCGAGTCTGCCGGAAGGTTACGGACCACCTGAAATTGGGCCGATGACCACCGCACTGGGAGAAATCCTGCAGTTCGAAGTTCGAAGCGAATTGAAAACGCCGATGGAACTGCGCACCTTGCTCGATTGGGAGATCGCACCGAAGTTGAGGGAGGTCAGTGGTGTGACCGAGATCAACGTGATGGGAGGTTTCTACAAAACGTTCGAGGTTCGGCCTGACCCGGACGGCTTGATGGATCAGGGTTTGACGCTGGAGGAACTGTATTCGCGGATCGAAGCGGCCAATGCCAATGCAGGTGGTGGCTATGTCATACACCATGACGAGCAACGATTCATTCGCGGGCAGGCATTGCTTGCCAGCGTGGATGATCTGAAAAGCATTGTATTGCGGCGGGGAGAAAATGGATCGCCGTTGCTATTGTCGGATGTTGCCGATGTCACCATCGAACCAATGTCACGTCAGGGGGCTGTCAGTCGAGACGGCAGGGGCGAAGCGGTGACAGGAATGGTGATGATGCGTATCGGCGAGAACTCTCGCGAAGTCGTCGGACGCATCAAAGAACGTATCGCAGAGGTGCAAGCGACGCTTCCCGAGGATGTGGTCTTGGACGTCATCTACGACCGGGAAGATTTGATCAATCGGACACTTCACACCGTGATGAAAAACCTGCTCGAAGGCGGGGCGTTGGTTGCCATCGTTTTGCTGATCACTCTGGGCAGTCTTCGAGCTGGAATCATCGTTGCGTTGGCCATTCCGCTGTCGATGTTGTTTGCGTCGAACATGATGTTGGCCATGGGGATCTCCGCGAGTTTGATGAGTCTGGGTGCGATCGACTTTGGGTTGATCGTCGATTCCTCCGTCATCATGGTCGAAAACTGTGTTCGTAGACTGTCGCAACGAGAATCGACCGATGAGATTGGATCATCCAGCGAAGCAGTGGTTGGGAACCCGCCGAAGCATTCGCAATTGATTGGAAAAGCTAAATCACGATTGGCGACGATCCGAGATGCATGCATGGAAGTTCGCGGGCCAACGATGTTTGGTGAACTCATCATTGCGGTCGTCTATGTCCCGGTGCTTTTGCTTGAAGGAACCGAGGGGAAGATGTTTCGTCCGATGGCAATGACGGTCCTCTTGGCTCTTTTTGGTTCCTTCATTTTGTCGATGACCTTGATGCCTGCACTCGCATCGTTGGCGCTTCCCAAGAATCCTCATGACCACGATTTGTGGCCGATTCGAATGCTGAAGAAGGTTTATTTGCCTTTGGTGGGGCGTGCGATCGCGTCGCCCGCGGTCACCGCATTGCTCGCCACATGTGTTTTCGCGGTCAGCATACCCGTCGCACTGAACTTGGGCGCCGAGTTCATGCCGAGACTTAACGAAGGGGACCTGTTGGTCGAAGCGGTCCGGTTGCCCAGTGCATCGTTGGAAGGTGCCGAGATCATGGCGAGGCAAGTCGAAACGGAATTGTTGAAGTTGCCGGAAGTGAAGACGGTGTTCACAAAGACCGGTCGACCCGAAATCGCGAATGATGTCATGGGGGTTCACCAAAGCGATGTTTGGGTGATGTTGAATCCGCCGGATACGTGGCCGACGGCTAAGACGCGAGAAGAGCTGATCGGGGAGATGGAAGTGATGCTTACGGAGAGCGTTCCTGGGGTCGCCTTTGGGTTCACCCAGCCGATCGAAATGCGTGTTGATGAATTGGTTGCGGGAGTGAAGGCGGATGTGGCGGTTCTTTTGTATGGCGATGACCTGGAGACTCTATCGACCAAAGCCAAACAGATTGAACGTGCGCTACGCAGTGTCCCCGGATCAGCGGATGTGAAGGCCGATATTCAATCGACACTGGCGACGCTGACGATCGAACCTGACCGCGAAGCGTTGGCCAGGTATGGCATCGACGCTCAACAAGTCATGGATGTCGTTGATGCACTGGGTGGCCGTCCGGTGGGGGAAGTGATTGACGGCCGAGCACGATTTCCGATTCAGGTGCGTCTTCCAGAAAATTGGCGAAGCGATGTTGAGTTGCTCAAACAATTGCCCATTGCTTTGGCAGGAGGAAAGCCGGTGCCGATGTATGAGGTCGCCAACATACAGTTGGAGCAAACGCCACCTACTGTGGAGCACGAGGACGGACGCCGACGCACGTTTGTTTCGGTGAATGTGCGGGGACGCGACGTTGCTTCGTTCGTTACGGAAGCCCAATCCATCGTGGCTCGCGATGTGGCATTGCCGCCCGGATACGAACTGCGTTGGGGGGGCGATTTTGAGAACCTTCAATCCGCCAGTCGTCGTTTGGCCATCATCACACCAATCATATTGATTGTGATCTTCTTGCTGCTCTTCACTTCCTTCGATTCCGCTTCGTTGGCCTCACTGATCTTTTTGTGTGTGCCGATCGCTGCCAGTGGTGGTGTGTTTGCATTGATGCTTCGTGGCATGCCATTCAGCATCGCAGCGGGTGTGGGCTTTATCGCTCTGTTTGGCGTGGCGGTTTTAAATGGATTGGTGTGGGTGAGCGACGCCGAGCACCATCGCATCGCTGGCACGGGCGCGCGGGAGGCGGCGAGAAAGGCGGCCGACGATCGATTGCGTCCGGTGTTGATGACCGCGATGGTTGCCAGTTTGGGATTCCTGCCGATGGCACTGTCCACCAGCGACGGTGCGGAACTACAACGCCCACTCGCAACGGTCGTCATTGGTGGCTTGATCACCAGCACACTGTTAACTTGCGTTGTAATCCCAGCGATCTACCCTTGGTTTTCATCGCCAGAGTCGCCGGAGTCGATTAACGGCTGA
- a CDS encoding serine/threonine-protein kinase, protein MIARIRDEKHDGGLHYDRETLNDYLHDRLDADTQEVTQHIEVCEQCQAHVERLVTDDVTWEEVGELLREPIANGGEHRSDDFEFESEAKDRSSWIQFLQPSDSPGSIGRFARYEIHQILGRGGMGIVMEATDTSLGRRCAVKVLAPELATSAAARKRFSREAKSAAAVVHPHVVPIQTVDEHEGLPYLVMPVVDGPSLQQRVDRDGPLSLIETVRIASQIADGLAAAHEQGLVHRDIKPANVLLENGVERVQITDFGLARAVDDASMTRSGVIAGTPQYMSPEQAHGDSIDHRSDLFSLGSVIHFMLSGRSPFRSETTMGVLNRIGNDQPRSLREINPDVPEWLDAIVARLLSKDPDLRYQSSSEVAELLKNWQAHLLDPANARAPESASQAKPLASRSSIGGRFNGKLPWFLAAGMFGFFAWATTVIILQTDQGTLRIESSADANVPIVIRKGNEVVEELTVTSDGASVEVKAGEYVIEIAGEADGFEVLDQSVVIQRGETQVARIALLASDASDRTSVIERRMEGKEPPKVSPFTRMDFEGGRIFVRFESNRYELYAVDYFSKGELIRIAQMHHGRKWKKRLSEDLVEVLWGINHFPGNTVRLLLKDPKTGEVRKIGDAEMTEANRNELYQDNEHNQMEDESIALDVFTGMDSYGNRCPEYWFVQPYGHRVTLDDSIKHSGEFSALLERTTEFRLPRFGTLIQTVNAYVYRGHRIRFSGFLRTSEVAKAGLWLRIDSGDSEMVLLDNVQSHGIAGANEWQELEIVLDVPEDATVLTYGAILFEIGQLWVDDLSLTLVGSDRHPTQHPLEAPTQRVQPNRGQLLGRMHPNPANLNFELLHSSTQPNGRLE, encoded by the coding sequence ATGATCGCACGCATTCGAGATGAGAAGCACGACGGTGGACTTCACTACGATCGAGAAACGCTCAACGACTACCTGCACGATCGCTTGGACGCGGACACGCAAGAAGTCACCCAGCACATCGAGGTGTGCGAGCAATGTCAGGCTCACGTGGAACGTTTGGTCACCGATGACGTGACGTGGGAGGAAGTCGGCGAGTTGCTTCGGGAGCCGATCGCGAATGGCGGCGAACACCGCTCGGACGACTTTGAATTCGAATCCGAAGCCAAGGACCGCTCGAGCTGGATTCAGTTCCTTCAGCCTTCCGACTCGCCCGGATCCATCGGCCGTTTTGCACGCTATGAGATTCATCAAATCCTTGGCCGCGGCGGGATGGGAATCGTGATGGAAGCGACGGACACGTCACTCGGCCGTCGCTGCGCAGTGAAGGTTCTGGCACCTGAATTGGCCACGTCCGCCGCCGCCCGCAAACGTTTTTCGCGGGAAGCCAAAAGTGCCGCGGCGGTGGTTCATCCGCATGTGGTTCCGATTCAAACGGTTGACGAACACGAGGGGCTTCCGTACTTGGTCATGCCGGTCGTGGATGGTCCGAGCCTGCAACAGCGAGTCGATCGCGACGGGCCGTTGTCCTTGATCGAAACCGTCCGCATCGCGTCGCAGATCGCCGATGGGTTGGCGGCAGCGCACGAGCAAGGATTGGTGCATCGCGATATCAAACCCGCCAACGTGTTGTTGGAAAATGGTGTTGAACGAGTTCAAATCACGGACTTCGGTTTGGCGCGAGCGGTGGACGACGCCAGCATGACTCGCAGTGGCGTGATCGCGGGAACGCCGCAGTACATGTCTCCGGAACAGGCCCATGGGGATTCGATCGATCATCGCAGCGATCTGTTTTCACTGGGCAGTGTGATCCACTTCATGTTGTCCGGTCGCAGCCCGTTCCGGTCGGAAACGACGATGGGAGTTCTCAACCGGATTGGCAACGACCAACCAAGGTCGCTTCGAGAGATCAACCCGGACGTTCCTGAGTGGCTTGATGCGATTGTGGCGAGATTGCTGAGCAAGGATCCCGACCTTCGCTACCAAAGCTCATCGGAAGTCGCTGAGTTGCTAAAGAATTGGCAGGCTCATCTGCTGGACCCGGCCAACGCCAGAGCACCTGAGTCCGCATCGCAAGCGAAACCGCTGGCAAGTCGTTCCAGCATCGGCGGGCGTTTCAATGGCAAGCTGCCTTGGTTTCTTGCCGCCGGGATGTTTGGTTTCTTCGCTTGGGCGACGACCGTCATCATCCTGCAGACCGACCAGGGAACACTCCGGATCGAAAGCTCCGCAGACGCAAACGTGCCGATTGTGATTCGCAAAGGAAACGAAGTCGTCGAGGAATTGACCGTGACCAGCGACGGTGCATCCGTCGAAGTGAAGGCGGGCGAGTATGTGATCGAGATCGCCGGTGAAGCGGACGGGTTCGAGGTGTTGGACCAGTCCGTCGTCATTCAACGTGGTGAGACACAGGTGGCAAGGATTGCTCTGCTTGCGTCAGATGCGTCTGATCGAACCAGCGTGATTGAACGGCGAATGGAAGGCAAAGAACCGCCCAAGGTCTCTCCGTTCACCCGCATGGATTTCGAGGGTGGAAGGATCTTCGTGCGGTTCGAGTCCAATCGCTACGAGTTGTATGCGGTGGATTACTTCTCGAAAGGAGAACTCATTCGGATAGCTCAGATGCATCATGGTCGCAAATGGAAGAAACGATTGAGTGAGGACTTGGTCGAGGTGCTCTGGGGGATCAACCATTTTCCTGGAAACACAGTGCGTCTTCTCCTGAAGGATCCCAAGACAGGTGAGGTCCGAAAAATCGGAGATGCGGAAATGACCGAAGCAAATCGAAACGAACTGTATCAGGACAATGAGCACAATCAGATGGAGGATGAAAGCATTGCTTTGGATGTATTTACGGGAATGGATTCCTATGGGAATCGGTGCCCAGAGTACTGGTTTGTTCAGCCCTATGGACACCGCGTGACGCTTGATGATTCCATTAAACACTCGGGTGAGTTTAGTGCGTTGCTAGAACGCACGACTGAATTTCGGTTGCCGCGATTTGGAACCTTGATTCAAACGGTTAATGCCTATGTTTATCGAGGACATAGAATTCGTTTTAGCGGTTTCTTAAGGACCAGCGAAGTTGCAAAGGCGGGTTTGTGGTTGCGAATTGACTCTGGTGACAGTGAAATGGTTTTGCTCGACAATGTGCAGTCCCACGGGATAGCCGGAGCAAACGAATGGCAAGAGCTAGAGATTGTTTTGGATGTTCCCGAGGATGCAACCGTGCTGACATATGGTGCGATTCTCTTTGAAATAGGTCAGTTGTGGGTGGATGATTTGTCCCTGACCCTCGTCGGATCGGATCGTCATCCGACTCAGCATCCGTTGGAGGCGCCGACCCAGAGAGTTCAGCCAAATCGAGGACAGTTGCTAGGTCGAATGCACCCCAATCCGGCCAATTTGAATTTCGAACTCTTGCATTCGTCAACTCAACCCAATGGGCGACTTGAGTGA
- a CDS encoding RNA polymerase sigma factor produces the protein MLQGPETRASLIGKLNEPASEEVWTEFVSIYRPLVVRVALAKGLQHADAEDLTQDVFAAVRRSLIKFESRGSGSFRAWLFRITRNLVVNHLTRSKGPIGSGDSHVQQWLMQQPERENETATLFDHELRRQQFQLAADRVQPHVEPATWQSFWMTAVEGKSISCVAESLGKSEGSVRMAKCRVLARLQQEAQAISSQWETEA, from the coding sequence ATGTTGCAAGGTCCGGAAACACGAGCGTCACTGATTGGCAAACTGAATGAGCCGGCTTCGGAAGAAGTTTGGACGGAGTTTGTTTCGATCTATCGTCCGCTGGTGGTCCGGGTTGCCTTGGCAAAAGGATTGCAGCACGCCGACGCGGAAGACTTGACGCAAGACGTTTTCGCGGCGGTGCGACGGTCGTTGATAAAGTTCGAATCGCGTGGCAGCGGTTCGTTTCGGGCTTGGTTGTTCCGAATCACTCGCAACTTGGTCGTCAACCATCTGACCCGTTCCAAGGGACCGATCGGTTCGGGGGACAGCCACGTTCAACAGTGGTTGATGCAGCAACCTGAACGAGAGAACGAAACCGCCACGCTGTTCGATCACGAATTGCGGCGTCAGCAATTTCAGCTTGCCGCCGATCGTGTGCAACCGCATGTGGAACCCGCGACGTGGCAATCCTTTTGGATGACGGCCGTCGAGGGCAAATCCATCTCCTGTGTCGCGGAATCGCTTGGGAAGTCCGAGGGATCCGTGCGAATGGCAAAGTGCCGCGTGTTGGCTCGTTTGCAACAAGAAGCTCAAGCAATTTCTAGTCAGTGGGAGACGGAAGCATGA
- a CDS encoding methyltransferase family protein produces the protein MTDCNEKQSSDGETTVSDTPVRIVSAYLVVQAIGTLGWWMLLLVYPASIQWFQPASWPDGSLLSFWMADFVLIVAGSLLAAICVWRRTSSAATLVWVIAAVTWYPTLVCIATSVQTGEAWIASAMMVCMAGLSLSMATIHGNTSQSPATIRVASMSPAVATTLTLLQTVIFWGTFLWVLPMGIVELQQRLGWLPFQHPLQSEISIGLFLVASWLGLWSGITMAIRGDGTPLPTATAPRLVVAGPYRYVRNPMALAGIVQGLAVKWFLGSIPVIVYSLCGAVVWHLFVRPVEECDLQLRFGEDYHRYQKHVRLWIPTAPFS, from the coding sequence GTGACCGACTGTAACGAGAAACAATCGAGCGACGGCGAGACAACGGTGAGTGACACTCCCGTTCGGATCGTCTCGGCCTATCTTGTGGTGCAAGCCATTGGGACGCTGGGGTGGTGGATGTTGCTGCTCGTCTATCCAGCCAGCATCCAGTGGTTTCAGCCGGCTTCTTGGCCGGATGGCTCATTGCTTTCGTTTTGGATGGCAGACTTTGTATTGATCGTCGCCGGCTCACTCTTGGCCGCGATTTGCGTGTGGCGACGAACATCCTCCGCCGCCACGTTGGTTTGGGTCATCGCCGCGGTGACTTGGTACCCAACCTTGGTTTGCATCGCGACCAGCGTGCAAACCGGAGAAGCCTGGATCGCGTCGGCGATGATGGTTTGCATGGCTGGGTTGTCTCTGTCCATGGCAACGATCCATGGAAACACGTCGCAATCTCCCGCCACGATTCGGGTTGCTTCGATGAGTCCTGCTGTTGCAACCACGTTGACTCTGCTGCAAACGGTGATCTTTTGGGGGACGTTTCTGTGGGTGCTGCCAATGGGAATCGTTGAACTGCAACAACGACTCGGGTGGTTGCCGTTTCAACATCCGCTGCAGAGCGAAATTTCGATCGGCCTGTTTCTCGTCGCATCATGGCTGGGATTGTGGAGCGGCATCACGATGGCGATCCGTGGTGATGGCACGCCTCTGCCCACGGCCACCGCACCTCGTTTGGTAGTCGCCGGCCCGTACCGCTACGTTCGGAACCCGATGGCACTCGCGGGCATCGTTCAGGGCCTCGCGGTGAAATGGTTTCTCGGCAGCATCCCCGTCATCGTTTACTCGCTGTGCGGAGCGGTGGTCTGGCACCTCTTCGTGCGTCCCGTCGAAGAATGCGATCTTCAGCTTCGGTTCGGGGAGGACTATCATCGCTACCAGAAACACGTCCGACTCTGGATCCCTACGGCACCTTTCTCTTGA
- a CDS encoding efflux RND transporter periplasmic adaptor subunit — MDTSRVDSVASEGADREVSTPSEVDGTQQVRLSDRKINVAGIRSEEVERGTLVITRTLPARFAYDDTRHVSLRTPTDGVLESILVKTGDSVDRGQPVAVLRSPSIGTARNQILSEKANLELAQEAYRWEADIHAGVSDLAKRIRAGEAIDAIKQSLQDKTIGEFGGQLLTMYSKSNLANRLSRSVDDLGGSGAISGRVVQERQSDRQQSEAMLEAAIEQSLFQTRQSMIQAEAKRNEAERRLRIAKQTLGTLLGTLADSMGGLDVSPNELDVSRLTIQSPLSGTIESKAFSASERVAAQNELFVIADTSSLWVEADIRGRDWESIHVGQGDEVMVSTPAMNMPPHPATVYTVGRQVDPASGAIPLVAKIDNSKGHFRPGLFARMAVPIETRHDVILVAESALIDLDGQTSVFVISEDGFEPVTVEVGAQGGGMVEIREGLIEGQSVVVSGAFALKSELLLEGEE, encoded by the coding sequence TTGGATACATCTCGGGTCGATTCTGTCGCAAGTGAGGGAGCTGACCGCGAGGTATCGACGCCAAGCGAAGTCGACGGCACTCAACAGGTTCGTCTGAGCGATCGAAAGATCAACGTCGCGGGAATTCGCTCGGAAGAAGTCGAGCGAGGAACGCTCGTCATCACACGGACTTTGCCGGCCCGATTTGCATACGACGACACGCGCCACGTTTCACTGCGGACGCCAACGGACGGCGTGTTGGAATCCATCTTGGTCAAAACCGGTGATTCGGTTGATCGCGGGCAACCGGTCGCGGTGCTTCGCAGTCCGTCCATCGGAACGGCACGGAACCAAATCCTGAGCGAGAAGGCAAATTTGGAACTCGCCCAAGAAGCCTATCGCTGGGAGGCGGACATCCATGCGGGTGTATCAGATCTGGCCAAGCGGATTCGTGCCGGTGAAGCGATCGATGCGATCAAGCAATCATTGCAAGACAAAACGATCGGCGAATTTGGCGGGCAACTGCTGACGATGTACAGCAAATCCAACCTTGCCAACCGACTTTCCCGCTCGGTCGACGATCTTGGTGGCAGCGGAGCGATCAGTGGCCGAGTCGTTCAGGAACGGCAAAGCGACCGGCAGCAAAGCGAAGCGATGCTTGAGGCAGCCATCGAACAATCACTGTTCCAAACTCGCCAATCGATGATACAAGCCGAAGCCAAACGGAACGAAGCGGAACGTCGGCTGCGAATCGCGAAACAAACGCTTGGTACCTTACTGGGAACGCTGGCGGATTCGATGGGTGGTTTGGATGTTTCGCCCAACGAACTCGATGTATCTCGACTGACGATTCAGTCTCCGCTTTCAGGAACCATCGAAAGCAAGGCGTTCTCCGCTTCCGAGCGTGTGGCGGCGCAAAACGAGTTGTTCGTGATCGCCGATACATCGAGCTTGTGGGTGGAAGCGGACATTCGCGGCCGAGATTGGGAATCCATTCACGTCGGTCAGGGCGATGAGGTGATGGTGAGCACTCCCGCCATGAACATGCCTCCGCACCCCGCCACGGTTTATACCGTTGGTCGTCAAGTGGATCCGGCGTCGGGGGCGATTCCCTTGGTCGCAAAGATTGACAATTCAAAAGGGCACTTTCGACCGGGCTTGTTCGCTCGCATGGCGGTGCCAATCGAAACTCGGCACGACGTGATTCTTGTTGCTGAATCCGCCCTGATTGATCTGGACGGTCAGACGAGCGTTTTTGTGATCAGTGAGGACGGTTTCGAACCCGTCACTGTTGAGGTTGGGGCACAGGGCGGCGGCATGGTCGAGATCCGAGAAGGTTTGATCGAAGGGCAGTCGGTCGTTGTCTCCGGTGCATTCGCTCTCAAGAGCGAGCTGCTGCTGGAAGGGGAGGAATGA
- a CDS encoding AAA family ATPase, with translation MIHRIAITGYRSIRSLTVRLGELTVVTGPNGSGKTNLYRSLRLIASAANGNLNQSLAEEGGFESVLWAGPESIPNEMKRGDVPVQGTLRRKPIALKLAFSADPMSYCIDLGRPVPSNSMFDGDPEIKRECIWTGPTPDARSLCVDRKGANLRCRSGKGKWQDIDLHLSRGTSLMTEYADPFAAPEIIVMKEQLRGWRFYDTFRCDSHAPARLPSPQTFTPVMANDGSNLAAALQTIREIGDSHIVEQAIEEAFPGSQLYVQSGENGMQVVLTQPGMLRGLTARELSDGTLRYLLLLAALFSPRPPELLVLNEPETSLHPELIEPLANMICRAAERSQVIVVSHNQQLVARLERDDICVPVRLNKETGETIVEGSDLLSQHGWKWPAR, from the coding sequence TTGATCCACCGAATCGCAATCACCGGCTACCGTTCAATCCGCTCGCTGACCGTGAGACTGGGTGAGTTGACGGTGGTCACCGGACCAAATGGAAGCGGTAAGACAAACCTGTATCGTTCGCTGCGTTTGATTGCTTCGGCTGCCAATGGCAACCTGAACCAATCGTTGGCGGAAGAAGGCGGATTTGAATCCGTGCTTTGGGCGGGTCCAGAATCGATCCCCAACGAAATGAAGCGGGGTGACGTTCCCGTGCAAGGAACCTTGCGTCGAAAACCCATCGCATTGAAGCTTGCCTTCTCCGCCGACCCGATGAGCTACTGCATCGACCTGGGTCGCCCCGTTCCATCCAACTCCATGTTCGATGGTGACCCGGAGATCAAACGCGAATGCATTTGGACGGGGCCGACGCCGGACGCCAGATCGCTGTGCGTTGATCGCAAGGGAGCGAACTTGCGATGCCGATCGGGGAAAGGCAAATGGCAAGACATCGACTTGCACTTGTCTCGCGGGACAAGCCTGATGACCGAGTACGCCGATCCTTTTGCGGCTCCCGAGATCATCGTAATGAAGGAGCAATTGCGGGGATGGAGATTCTACGACACGTTCCGGTGTGACTCGCACGCACCCGCTCGATTGCCATCGCCTCAAACGTTCACTCCGGTGATGGCCAACGATGGATCCAACTTGGCCGCGGCTCTGCAAACGATCCGTGAGATCGGCGACAGCCACATCGTCGAACAAGCGATTGAAGAAGCCTTTCCTGGTTCACAACTCTACGTGCAATCCGGCGAGAACGGCATGCAAGTCGTGCTGACTCAACCTGGCATGCTGCGTGGGCTCACGGCCAGAGAATTGTCCGATGGCACGCTTCGGTATTTGCTGTTGCTGGCCGCATTGTTCTCACCTCGACCACCGGAGTTGTTGGTGTTGAACGAACCTGAAACCAGCTTGCATCCGGAGCTGATCGAACCGCTGGCAAACATGATCTGCCGAGCGGCTGAGCGAAGCCAAGTCATCGTCGTCAGCCACAACCAGCAACTCGTTGCCCGACTGGAACGGGACGACATCTGCGTGCCGGTGCGTCTGAACAAAGAAACGGGTGAAACCATCGTCGAAGGAAGCGACTTGCTGAGCCAGCACGGATGGAAGTGGCCGGCGCGGTAG